The following proteins come from a genomic window of Coffea arabica cultivar ET-39 chromosome 11c, Coffea Arabica ET-39 HiFi, whole genome shotgun sequence:
- the LOC113715563 gene encoding uncharacterized protein, producing the protein MELVNNLSRFPNYQILQALLHQLLLTIVLMLQNFMQIHLLRELMAVSTQLPLLILNYLHATVNMTMLLGFKCAPSLLPSMHIKIIFEIRTFRRFPMPLYMIMVHA; encoded by the exons ATGGAG TTGGTGAACAATCTCAGCAGATTTCCAAACTATCAGATACTTCAGGCTCTGTTACACCAGCTACTTCTAACAATTGTGCTGATG CTGCAAAACTTCATGCAAATACACTTGCTCAGAGAGCTGATGGCTGTGTCAACACAGCTACCTCTTCTAATCCTCAACTATCTGCATGCAACCGTCAATATGACAATG TTACTTGGCTTCAAATGTGCTCCGTCCCTCCTGCCTTCCATGCACATCAAAATCATCTTCGAGATTCGCACATTTCGCCGCTTTCCTATGCCACTATACATGATTATGGTACATGCCTAA
- the LOC113717299 gene encoding glycerol-3-phosphate acyltransferase RAM2-like yields the protein MAITAFPTVDKCASIGRQRDTVVADLDGTLLRGRNSFAYLALIAFEAGGILRLLFLVLTAPIAGLLYYFVSESAGIQVLIFATFAGLRICDIESIARAVLPKFYSSDLHPESWRVFSSCRKRCVLTANPRIMVEAFLKDFLGADLVLGTEIGTYKGRATGFVKNPGVLIGKNKADSLKKAFGDEQPEIGLGDRQTDIPFMTLCKEGYIVPPKPDVKAVTHDKLPKALVFHDGRLVQKPTPLLAVLTILWIPIGFPLACLRIAAGSLLPMSMVYYALWALGVRVTVKGNPPPPVKSSLRRSGVLFICSHRTLLDPIFLSTALGRPIPAVTYSVSRLSEIISPIKTVRLSRDRATDASMIKKLLQQGDLAICPEGTTCREPFPLRFSALLAELTDELVVPVAMENRMSMFRGTTAGGWKGIDLFYFFMNPSPACEVTFLTKLPAELTCKSGKSSHEVAN from the exons ATGGCCATCACTGCCTTCCCAACTGTCGATAAATGCGCGTCCATCGGTCGCCAGAGGGACACGGTGGTGGCGGATCTGGATGGAACCTTGCTtagagggcgaaattcttttgcTTACTTAGCTTTGATCGCTTTTGAAGCAGGAGGGATTCTAAGGCTTCTTTTCCTGGTCTTGACTGCACCAATCGCTGGTCTTCTTTACTATTTTGTTTCTGAATCTGCTGGAATTCAAGTTCTCATTTTTGCAACATTTGCTGGATTAAGAATTTGTGACATAGAATCGATTGCTCGCGCCGTGTTACCAAAGTTCTACTCTAGTGATCTTCATCCGGAGTCATGGAGAGTGTTTTCTTCTTGTAGAAAACGTTGTGTCCTCACTGCCAATCCCAGGATTATGGTGGAAGCTTTCTTGAAAGATTTCTTAGGAGCTGACTTGGTTTTGGGTACTGAGATTGGTACTTACAAGGGCAGGGCAACTGGTTTTGTTAAGAATCCTGGTGTTCTTATTGGGAAGAACAAAGCTGATTCTCTTAAGAAAGCATTTGGTGATGAACAGCCAGAGATTGGATTGGGTGACAGACAAACTGATATTCCTTTCATGACACTGTGCAAG GAGGGTTACATTGTTCCACCGAAACCTGATGTGAAGGCCGTCACACATGACAAACTCCCGAAGGCCCTAGTGTTCCATGATGGCCGCTTAGTTCAGAAGCCAACACCCCTCTTAGCTGTTCTCACCATCCTTTGGATCCCAATCGGTTTCCCCCTCGCTTGTCTTCGGATCGCAGCTGGATCACTCCTTCCCATGTCAATGGTGTACTATGCACTCTGGGCACTTGGGGTTCGTGTCACAGTTAAGGGCAATCCACCACCCCCTGTCAAAAGCTCCTTACGCCGATCCGGTGTACTCTTCATTTGCTCCCACAGAACCCTGCTCGACCCCATTTTCCTCTCTACCGCCCTTGGCCGCCCCATTCCAGCTGTTACATATTCCGTCTCCAGACTATCGGAAATCATTTCTCCAATTAAGACAGTTAGACTTAGCAGAGATCGTGCTACAGATGCATCCATGATAAAGAAATTACTTCAACAAGGTGATCTAGCAATATGCCCAGAGGGTACTACTTGTCGCGAACCCTTTCCTCTCCGATTTTCAGCCCTTCTCGCTGAACTAACCGACGAATTAGTTGTGCCCGTGGCTATGGAGAATCGCATGAGCATGTTTCGTGGAACAACAGCAGGAGGGTGGAAAGGGATTGAtctattttatttcttcatgaACCCAAGCCCTGCTTGCGAGGTCACTTTCCTGACGAAGTTGCCAGCTGAATTGACATGCAAGTCAGGAAAGTCTAGTCATGAAGTAGCAAACTAA
- the LOC113717298 gene encoding exocyst complex component EXO84A isoform X1 — protein sequence MDFGSFSSSVEDSAEFDKDLTLSEKLKVFKPSKFDPEGYVTSRCRRMGEKEIRHLCIYLVDLRKASAEEMRKSVYSNYAAFIRTSREISDLEGQLLSLRNLLSTRANLVHGLADGVGIHSLSDGPEGSKAEDVVRLDQGPSKVENWLAQYLETLEVLLAERRVDEALAALEEGEKMAEEAEKQKSLTPSALLLSLQAAIMEKRKKLADQLAEAACQSSITIVELRSSVQALKRLGDGPRAHTLLLKTHYQKLQSNMQSLRPSGSLEGVAYTAALSQLVFSTIAQAASDSLAIFNEEPAYVSELVTWAVKQTENFAQLVKRHVLDLPAASGGLRPVAESVHICFGHCSLLEARGLALSPVLLKIFRPCVERALNANLKRIEQSTAALAAADDWSLNYPPVGSRAFGTTSIGTALSSQPRLSCSAHKFNSMVQELCEDVSPLESLQLSDAALEGVIQAFNAYVNLMINALPGSTETENLEETGHKIVRMAETETQQIALLANALMLADELLPRATIKLSSSQQIYRMDEQSRRTSDKQNRLPEQRELKRRLQRMVDQLRDTFCRQHALELIFNEDGGVRLGADMYLIMDGNADEPEWFPSPIYQELFQKLTYIASIASDMFVGRERFATILLMRLTETIILWLSDDQIFWEEIENGPRPLGPFGLQQFYLDMEFVILFASQGRYLSRNLHQVIKNIIARAIEAVAANNMDPYSMLPEDDWFAEVAQIAIKMLTGKANFGSMERETGSPTASISARSASSVHSHGST from the exons ATGGATTTCGGGTCATTCTCATCAAGCGTAGAAGATTCAGCAGAATTTGATAAAGATCTCACTCTTAGTGAaaaacttaaagtcttcaaaccATCAAAATTCGATCCAGAGGGCTATGTCACCTCCAGATGCCGTCGGATGGGTGAAAAG GAAATTAGGCATTTGTGCATTTACCTAGTCGATTTGAGGAAGGCTTCAGCTGAAGAGATGCGGAAAAGTGTTTATTCTAACTATGCAGCATTCATTCG CACCTCGAGGGAGATTTCTGATCTTGAAGGACAGCTTCTCTCCTTAAGGAATCTCCTCTCAACCCGAGCAAATCTTGTTCATGGTTTAGCTGATGGAGTTGGCATACATTCTCTGTCAGATGGCCCCGAAGGTTCCAAAGCTGAGGACGTTGTGCGATTGGACCAGGGACCTTCAAAAGTCGAAAATTGGTTAGCTCAATATTTGGAGACTCTTGAAGTTTTACTGGCTGAAAGAAGGGTTGACGAAGCTTTGGCTGCCTtggaagaaggggaaaaaatggcAGAGGAAGCCGAGAAACAAAAAAGTTTAACTCCATCGGCATTGTTATTATCACTGCAGGCAGCTATTATGGAGAAGAGAAAAAAGTTGGCAGATCAATTAGCAGAAGCTGCTTGCCAATCTTCAATCACCATTGTTGAGCTTCGCTCGTCTGTACAAGCTCTTAAACGACTTGGGGATGGCCCACGAGCTCACACACTACTTCTGAAAACTCACTATCAGAAGCTGCAGAGTAATATGCAGAGTCTCCGGCCATCAGGATCTTTGGAAGGAGTAGCATATACTGCTGCACTTTCCCAGCTTGTTTTCTCAACCATTGCACAGGCAGCAAGTGATTCGTTGGCTATATTCAATGAAGAGCCTGCATATGTATCTGAACTTGTTACTTGGGCTGTCAAGCAGACAGAGAATTTTGCACAGCTTGTGAAGAGACATGTTCTAGATTTGCCAGCAGCTTCAGGGGGACTCAGACCTGTTGCTGAGTCGGTTCACATATGCTTTGGTCACTGCTCTTTGCTAGAAGCTCGTGGATTGGCCCTTTCTCCAGTTCTCTTGAAAATCTTTAGGCCTTGTGTCGAGCGGGCACTGAATGCAAACTTGAAAAGAATTGAACAGAGCACTGCTGCGCTTGCTGCTGCAGACGATTGGTCACTCAATTATCCCCCTGTTGGTTCACGCGCTTTTGGTACCACGTCCATTGGCACTGCATTATCATCCCAACCAAGGCTCTCATGCAGCGCTCACAAGTTTAATTCCATGGTTCAG GAACTTTGCGAGGATGTCAGTCCCCTTGAGAGCTTGCAGTTGTCTGATGCAGCTTTAGAAGGTGTTATACAAGCTTTTAACGCATATGTGAACTTAATGATAAATGCATTGCCCGGCTCAACAGAGACTGAGAACCTGGAGGAGACTGGACATAAAATTGTCAGGATGGCAGAAACCGAAACCCAACAAATTGCCTTGCTAGCCAATGCACTAATGCTGGCAGACGAGCTTCTTCCACGTGCAACCATTAAGCTCTCATCGTCACAGCAGATTTATAGAATGGATGAACAATCTCGAAGGACTTCAGATAAACAGAACCGTCTTCCAGAGCAAAGGGAACTTAAGCGCCGGCTCCAGCGCATGGTTGATCAATTGCGAGATACCTTTTGCAGGCAACATGCCCTTGAGCTTATCTTCAATGAAGATGGTGGCGTTCGTTTGGGTGCAGATATGTACTTAATCATGGATGGAAATGCTGATGAGCCAGAATGGTTTCCCTCACCAATATATCAG GAATTGTTTCAGAAGTTAACATACATTGCGAGCATCGCTTCAGATATGTTTGTGGGAAGAGAAAGATTTGCTACTATTCTGTTGATGAGACTCACAGAGACAATCATCCTATGGCTTTCTGATGATCAAATCTTCtgggaagaaattgagaacggGCCAAGGCCTCTGGGTCCTTTTGGGCTTCAACAG TTTTATTTGGATATGGAGTTTGTGATACTCTTCGCATCACAAGGGCGGTACCTATCCCGAAATTTGCATCAAGTTATCAAAAACATCATTGCTAGAGCTATTGAAGCAGTTGCTGCAAACAACATGGATCCTTATAG TATGTTGCCAGAGGATGACTGGTTTGCTGAAGTAGCTCAAATTGCGATAAAGATGTTGACCGGGAAAGCCAACTTTGGGAGCATGGAGAGAGAGACTGGCAGTCCAACCGCATCCATTTCTGCAAGATCTGCTTCATCTGTCCACTCCCATGGAAGTACCTAG
- the LOC113717298 gene encoding exocyst complex component EXO84A isoform X2, which yields MKTIALAASLIQEIRHLCIYLVDLRKASAEEMRKSVYSNYAAFIRTSREISDLEGQLLSLRNLLSTRANLVHGLADGVGIHSLSDGPEGSKAEDVVRLDQGPSKVENWLAQYLETLEVLLAERRVDEALAALEEGEKMAEEAEKQKSLTPSALLLSLQAAIMEKRKKLADQLAEAACQSSITIVELRSSVQALKRLGDGPRAHTLLLKTHYQKLQSNMQSLRPSGSLEGVAYTAALSQLVFSTIAQAASDSLAIFNEEPAYVSELVTWAVKQTENFAQLVKRHVLDLPAASGGLRPVAESVHICFGHCSLLEARGLALSPVLLKIFRPCVERALNANLKRIEQSTAALAAADDWSLNYPPVGSRAFGTTSIGTALSSQPRLSCSAHKFNSMVQELCEDVSPLESLQLSDAALEGVIQAFNAYVNLMINALPGSTETENLEETGHKIVRMAETETQQIALLANALMLADELLPRATIKLSSSQQIYRMDEQSRRTSDKQNRLPEQRELKRRLQRMVDQLRDTFCRQHALELIFNEDGGVRLGADMYLIMDGNADEPEWFPSPIYQELFQKLTYIASIASDMFVGRERFATILLMRLTETIILWLSDDQIFWEEIENGPRPLGPFGLQQFYLDMEFVILFASQGRYLSRNLHQVIKNIIARAIEAVAANNMDPYSMLPEDDWFAEVAQIAIKMLTGKANFGSMERETGSPTASISARSASSVHSHGST from the exons atgaaaactATTGCATTGGCAGCTTCATTGATCCAG GAAATTAGGCATTTGTGCATTTACCTAGTCGATTTGAGGAAGGCTTCAGCTGAAGAGATGCGGAAAAGTGTTTATTCTAACTATGCAGCATTCATTCG CACCTCGAGGGAGATTTCTGATCTTGAAGGACAGCTTCTCTCCTTAAGGAATCTCCTCTCAACCCGAGCAAATCTTGTTCATGGTTTAGCTGATGGAGTTGGCATACATTCTCTGTCAGATGGCCCCGAAGGTTCCAAAGCTGAGGACGTTGTGCGATTGGACCAGGGACCTTCAAAAGTCGAAAATTGGTTAGCTCAATATTTGGAGACTCTTGAAGTTTTACTGGCTGAAAGAAGGGTTGACGAAGCTTTGGCTGCCTtggaagaaggggaaaaaatggcAGAGGAAGCCGAGAAACAAAAAAGTTTAACTCCATCGGCATTGTTATTATCACTGCAGGCAGCTATTATGGAGAAGAGAAAAAAGTTGGCAGATCAATTAGCAGAAGCTGCTTGCCAATCTTCAATCACCATTGTTGAGCTTCGCTCGTCTGTACAAGCTCTTAAACGACTTGGGGATGGCCCACGAGCTCACACACTACTTCTGAAAACTCACTATCAGAAGCTGCAGAGTAATATGCAGAGTCTCCGGCCATCAGGATCTTTGGAAGGAGTAGCATATACTGCTGCACTTTCCCAGCTTGTTTTCTCAACCATTGCACAGGCAGCAAGTGATTCGTTGGCTATATTCAATGAAGAGCCTGCATATGTATCTGAACTTGTTACTTGGGCTGTCAAGCAGACAGAGAATTTTGCACAGCTTGTGAAGAGACATGTTCTAGATTTGCCAGCAGCTTCAGGGGGACTCAGACCTGTTGCTGAGTCGGTTCACATATGCTTTGGTCACTGCTCTTTGCTAGAAGCTCGTGGATTGGCCCTTTCTCCAGTTCTCTTGAAAATCTTTAGGCCTTGTGTCGAGCGGGCACTGAATGCAAACTTGAAAAGAATTGAACAGAGCACTGCTGCGCTTGCTGCTGCAGACGATTGGTCACTCAATTATCCCCCTGTTGGTTCACGCGCTTTTGGTACCACGTCCATTGGCACTGCATTATCATCCCAACCAAGGCTCTCATGCAGCGCTCACAAGTTTAATTCCATGGTTCAG GAACTTTGCGAGGATGTCAGTCCCCTTGAGAGCTTGCAGTTGTCTGATGCAGCTTTAGAAGGTGTTATACAAGCTTTTAACGCATATGTGAACTTAATGATAAATGCATTGCCCGGCTCAACAGAGACTGAGAACCTGGAGGAGACTGGACATAAAATTGTCAGGATGGCAGAAACCGAAACCCAACAAATTGCCTTGCTAGCCAATGCACTAATGCTGGCAGACGAGCTTCTTCCACGTGCAACCATTAAGCTCTCATCGTCACAGCAGATTTATAGAATGGATGAACAATCTCGAAGGACTTCAGATAAACAGAACCGTCTTCCAGAGCAAAGGGAACTTAAGCGCCGGCTCCAGCGCATGGTTGATCAATTGCGAGATACCTTTTGCAGGCAACATGCCCTTGAGCTTATCTTCAATGAAGATGGTGGCGTTCGTTTGGGTGCAGATATGTACTTAATCATGGATGGAAATGCTGATGAGCCAGAATGGTTTCCCTCACCAATATATCAG GAATTGTTTCAGAAGTTAACATACATTGCGAGCATCGCTTCAGATATGTTTGTGGGAAGAGAAAGATTTGCTACTATTCTGTTGATGAGACTCACAGAGACAATCATCCTATGGCTTTCTGATGATCAAATCTTCtgggaagaaattgagaacggGCCAAGGCCTCTGGGTCCTTTTGGGCTTCAACAG TTTTATTTGGATATGGAGTTTGTGATACTCTTCGCATCACAAGGGCGGTACCTATCCCGAAATTTGCATCAAGTTATCAAAAACATCATTGCTAGAGCTATTGAAGCAGTTGCTGCAAACAACATGGATCCTTATAG TATGTTGCCAGAGGATGACTGGTTTGCTGAAGTAGCTCAAATTGCGATAAAGATGTTGACCGGGAAAGCCAACTTTGGGAGCATGGAGAGAGAGACTGGCAGTCCAACCGCATCCATTTCTGCAAGATCTGCTTCATCTGTCCACTCCCATGGAAGTACCTAG
- the LOC113716255 gene encoding phytosulfokine receptor 1-like — translation MDGHLPSFSLFAIVYTGRVIQMNLPGAKTIGDATAQTSMDGQLSPSLPLLTSLEVLDLTGLSYLKGQIPPLIENLPELRSLALSFNGLSGPIPESTGMLSKLEGMNLRSPRSSAIKQSVEWENSVFHKTHLTER, via the exons ATGGATGGTCATCTTCCCAGCTTTTCTCTTTTTGCCATTGTTTACACCGGTAGAGTCATACAGATGAATCTTCCTGGTGCCAAGACCATTGGTGATGCTACTGCTCAGACAAGCATGGATGGCCAGTTATCTCCATCCTTGCCACTCCTGACCtcccttgaagttcttgatcttACTGGACTTTCTTACCTCAAAGGCCAGATCCCTCCGCTGATTGAGAATCTGCCAGAGCTCCGAAGTTTAGCCCTCTCTTTCAATGGTCTTAGTGGTCCAATACCAGAAAGCACCGGAATGCTATCAAAACTTGAGGGCATGAATCTGc GCTCTCCAAGATCTTCAGCTATTAAACAATCAGTTGAGTGGGAGAATTCTGTCTTCCATAAAACGCATCTTACTGAACGATAA